AGGCCGTAGCTGACCGCGTTGCCGGCGACCTGCCGCAGATTGCGCACGTTGCTGCCATCGAACGACGAGAGCATCACGGTCACGCCCGCCGCATGGAGGCGCGCGGCGTTCTCCAGCGTTGCGCCCAGGTTGTCGAAGCCGGGGATGTTGTTCATCGAATTGATGATCACCGGCACGTCGGCGCTCGCCAGCTCGTCCGCCACCATCCAGCCCTCTTCGACGCCGGACAGGATGATCCGGACGTTCTCCTGCCGCGCGAAGTGAAGCGCATTCATGATGTCGGAGGCGCGGTTCACGGTCACGATGAGCGGCACCTCGCGACGGAGCACGGGCTGCAGCGCCTCCAGGTCGAGCCGGGACAACGCATACTCGCGCCGGTTCCCCTGCTGGAAGGCATTGCGGTTGGAGGCGTAGTCGCGGGCATCCTGGAGCGCCTCGCGCAGCAGCAGCATGGCCGCCGCCCGCGAGCCACCGGCGCGTCCCGCGCCGGCCTCGCCCAGTGTGACGTAGACGCCGACGGGGTTGCGCACGATCATCTCGTCGGCCCGCAGCCCGTCCAGGTGGATCAGCACGCCCTGGCCGCGCAGGATCGACTGGAAGCCACCCGGCACGACGACAGCCCGCGTGATGCCTTCCACACGGGTCACCGGGATCGCCGTGGCGCGCGGGTTGAGCGCATCGGCGACGTTGAAGGCGGCCGTCAGCCGGTCATTCGAGGTGGCGGCGTCGTTGGTGCCCGACACGCCGCCGATCTCGACGATGCCGAGCGACGTCGACGCGTCGAGGAAGCCGGGCGTCACCACCTTGCCGGTCCCGTCGATCACGCGCGCGTTTTCCGGGACCTCCACGTCCGCGCCGACGGCAGCAATGCGGCCGTTGCGAATGACGATCGTACCGTTCTCGATCGTCGGTCCGCTGATCGTATGGATGCGCGCGTTGGTGATGGCGGTCGTCTGCGCGTGCAGGGCTGCGGCGGGAGCGAGCAGCGCGGCCATGGCGGCACCCAGTCCGGCCCGGGCGATGCGCGCAATGAATCGATTCCTGTGCAGCCGGGCGATCATCGGATGGAGGCGGCTCATGGCATCACCTCCTGCGGCAGGATGCCCAGCATGAAGTCGCTCTGGCGGTGCGTGGACGGATCGAGCCGGTCGTAGAGCAGCGCGCCATCGACGAAGACCTTCTCCGCCTTGGAGTAAACGCTGAACGGATCGCCGTCCCAGATGACGACGTCGGCCATCTTGCCGGACTCGAGCGAGCCCGTCACGTCGTCGACGCCGATCGCTTTCGCAGGGTTGATGGTGATCCAGCGAATCGCATCCTCGTAGCTGATGCGGATGCCGTTCCGGTTGCCGGCGGCCATGGCCTTCGCGGCCTCCTGGTTCAACCGCTGGATCCCCTGCGCGTCGTCGGAGTGGATGACGATGCATGCCCCGTCCTCGTGGAGCAGCGCGGCATTCTGCTGGATGCCGTCGTAGGCCTCGAGCTTGAAGCCCCACCAGTCCGCCCAGATTGAAGCGCAGATGTCGCGCTCCCTGAGCAGCTCGCCAATCTTGTACGCTTCGACGGCGTGGTGAAACGACGAGACCTGGTAGCCGAACTCGTCCGCGACGTCGATGACCTGCGCCATCTCGTCCGCGCGGTAGCAGTGGTGCTGCACCAGGATGTCGCCCTCGAGCACCCCGGCCAGGGTCTCGAGCTCGAGGTCGCGCGTGGGGCGACGCGCCGGATCACCTTCCATGTCGTCGCGGTACTTTGCCGCACGGATCCATGCAGCGCGGTACCCTGCGACGTTGCCCATCCGCGTTGCCGGTCCGCCGCGCTCGCCGTACACGCGCTTCGGATTCTCGCCACACGCCATCTTGAGACCGTACGGCGCCCCCGGGAACTTCATCCCCTGCACCGTGACGGACGGCACGTTCTTGACCGTGACGCTGCGTCCGCCGAACAGGTTTGCGGAGCCCGGCAGGATCTGCAGTGCGGTGATGCCACCCGCGCGCGCCAGCTCGAACTGCGGGTCCTGCGGCCAGACCGAATGCTCCGCCCACACCTCGGCCGTGTTCGGGCTCACCATCTCGTTGCCGTCGCTGACCGCGTCGACACCGGGTGCCGGATAGTCACCGAGATGCGAGTGCGAATCGATGATGCCGGGCGTGACCCACTTGCCCGAAGCGTCGATCACGCGGGCGCCCGGCGGCACGTCGATGTCGCGGCCCACCGCCGCGATCCGGCCGTTCCGCATCAGCACGGACCCGTTCTCGATCCGTGGCCCCGCGGCGGTCAGGATCGTCGCGTTCCGGATGAGGACGGGCGGTGCCTCGCGCGCCTCGTACGTCGACGGGAACGCGACGTCCGCTTCGCCGTCGCGCCGCTCGCCCGGTGCCGGTGATTGCGCCCCCGGCGTCTGCGCGGATGCGCAGCCGAGCCCGAGCAGCGCGCACGCAACAAGCGCTCGCTTCATGGGCAATGCTCCAACGATGTGAGGGTTGAGTCGGGTCTGGTTCAGGAGGCGAAGCTACGCGGGTCCGGCAGGCGCGGCAACCGACTCAGGCCACCGCGCAGAAGCCGGTGATCTCGTCCCGGCCGGCGGCGATGAGCGCAGCGCGGATCTCCGAGCGCGCCGCCGCACCGGCGACCGCCGCCACCACATAGTACCCGCGAAATGCTGCGATGCGCTCGGGTGCCACGACCGGCGCGCCGTGCACGGTCTGGCCGATCTTGCGTGGGTCGACGTCGACGAACGCGGCGACCCTCACCTGCTCGCACGCGAGAGCGCGGGCAAAGCGCTTTCCCACCGGGCCTGCCCCCCAGACCACCACGTCACGACCGGCCAGGCGCGTGGCCGCGAGGTGATGTGCCTTGCACTGCTGGAAGGCGAACTCCGTGTACCGCTCATCCGTCCGCGACAGGCGCCCCTCGCCCTCGCGCCAGTCGAGCAGCACCTCCGGTACGTTTGCGAGCCGCGCGCCCGCGGCATGCAGCCGGAGCACCAGGTCGTAGTCCTCGGGCCAGCCGTGCTCCTGGTAGCCACCGGCCCTCTCGTACGCGACGCGGCGCATCATCAGGGCGGGATGCGCGATGGGACACTCGACGAAGAGGTCGCGCTCCAGCTCGGACGGCTCCGTCAGCGAGTTGAGCCAGCGTTCGTAGCGACGCGCTCCGCCCCGGACGCGCTCGCGGGGGAAGTAGCGTACGCGCGTGCCGCACGCACCGATGCTGTCATCGGAATCGAGCAGTGCGACCTGCCTCGCCAGGCGCTCCGGATGTGCGACATCGTCGGCGTCCATGCGCGCGAGCAGGTCGCCATCGGCGGCATTCGCAGCGGCATCCAGCGCGGCGACGATGCCACGCGCGCGGCCGGGCAGCACGCGCACACGGCCGTCGCGCACCGCCCAGTCGGCCAGCAGTGCGCCGGTGCGGTCCGTCGAGCCGTCGTCGACGGCAATGACTTCGTAGTCGGAGAATGTCTGGGCTTCGAGAGACGCGATTGCCGCGGCCAGGTGGGCCGCGGCATCACGCGCGGGCAGCAGGATGGAAACGCGCGGCAAGCCTCAACGCACGGCTCGGAAGGTGCCGCTGTCGGTGCCGTAGTAGTCGGTGTGCAGATCCCAGTAGCCGACCATGGTACGGCCCCTCACCTCGCCCTCGTGCTCGAGCACGAAATCGATCTGGCGGCCCCCGTCGTCCAGCCAGCCCTCGAAGTCGAAGCGGATGTAGTCGTCGCGCACGTAGGCGCGTGCGGGTGAGTCGCTGCGGATCCGGTAGATCAGCGTACCCCGATCATCGCGCATGACCCAGTCGATATCGACCAACGCCTCATCGCCACGCTGGTCACGCACGCGGATCTCGCCATCGATGTAGTAGAACGGCGCGCCATCGACACTGCCGTCGTAGCTGTACCGCCCCTCGAGGTCACCGTACCCGAGGCCGAGCCGGTCACTGCACGCGCTCGTCAACAGGCCCAGCAACAGCACGGCGGGCAGAGCCAGCCTGGATCGAATCGACTTCATACTGCTTCTCCTCCGGTGTGGCGCTCCGACCTCATTACAGCAGGTCGAAGGGCGAGTTCCCGCAGGAGCGTCGTTCACACTCCCAGCGCAGGCTCCTCCATCGCGTCACGCAGGTAGCGTGCTGTCACGCCGTCGCTCTGCGCCACCTCGCGGGGGGTGCCCATGGCGACCACCTGTCCACCGGCATCGCCCGCACCCGGCCCCAGGTCGATGATCCAGTCCGCGGCCAGCATGACGTCGATGTTGTGCTCGATCACGATCACGGTATGGCCCTGCTCGACCAGACGGCCGAGCACGCCGATCAGCTTGCGCACCTCCGGACCCGACAGCCCGGTGGTCGGCTCGTCGAGCACGTACACGCGCCGGCCACGTCGCTTTGCCGCGGTGATCAGCTCGCGCGCGATCTTGAGCCGCTGCGCCTCACCCCCGGACAGCGTGGGCGCCGGCTGGCCCAGCCGCAGGTAGCCCAGCCCCACCTGCTGGAGCTGCCACAGCATCTGGCCGAGGCGGTCCTCCCGGATGAAGAACTTGATCGCCTCGTCCACCGTGAGGTCGAGCGCCTCACGGATGTTGACTCCCTTGTAGGTGACCTCGAGCGTTTCCGGCTTGTAACGGCGGCCGCCACACACCTCGCACGGGATGAAGACGTCGGCGAGGAACACCATCTCGATCTGCATGACGCCCTCGCCCTGACACGCCTCGCAGCGGCCGCCCTTCACGTTGAAGGAGAAGAAGCCCGGCTTCCAGCCTCGCTGCTTCGCGAGCGGCTGGGACGCGTACAGCTCGCGGATGAAGTCGAACGCCTTGACGTACGTCACGGGATTCGAGCGGTGCGAGCGGCCGATCGGCGCCTGGTCGACGAGCACTACATCGTCGATGTGCGCGATTCCCTCCAGCCGGTCGTACTCGCCCACCGCTTCGCCCAGGTGGCGTTTGGCCGTCGTCTCACCGGCGGCGAGCTCGCGCTCGAGTGCACGGTAGAAGACATCGTGCACCAGAGTGCTCTTGCCGGAGCCGCTGACACCGGTGACCACCGTCAGTGCACCGACGGGGAACTCGACGTCGACGCCCTGCAGGTTGTGCTGTCGTGCCCCTGTCAGCCGGATGCGCGCGCCGTCGAGCGGGCGCCGCTTGCGAACGGGCGGGCCGCCGTCGCGTCCGGACAGGTACCGGCCGGTCGCGGTGTCCGCGTCGAGAAGCGAATCGTAGCTGCCTTCGTACACGATAATGCCACCGCGCTCGCCACTGCCCGGCCCCAGCTCGACGACGTGGTCCGCAACCCTGATTGCGGCGGGATCATGCTCCACGACGAGCACGCTGTTGCCACGCTGTCGCAGCTGCTTCAGCAGGCCCAGCAGCCGATCGCTGTCGCCGGGGTGCAGCCCGATGGTCGGCTCGTCGAGCACATACAGCGTGTCCGTCAGCGCGGAGCCGAGCGAGTTCGCGAGCGAGATGCGCTGCGCCTCGCCGCCCGACAGCGTGCGTGTCTGGCGCTGCAGGGAGAGATAGCCGAGACCGACGTCGTCGAGGAAGCGCAGCCTGGCGAGCAGCTCGCGCAGGATCGGTGCGGCAATCGCATGCTCCTGCGGCGCCAGTGCAAGCTCGCCGCCTTCGCCCGCCTCCAGGCCTTCGGCCCAGTCGAGCAGGATGGACACGGGCAGCTCCGCTGCTTCCGCGATGTTCATGTCACAGACGCGCACGAACAGGGCTTCCGGGCGCAGCCGCGAGCCGCCGCACGCCGGGCAGGTGAGCGCACTCTGGTAGCGCCGCAGGAAAACACGGATGTACTGCTTGTACCGCTTCGGCTCGCGTGAGCGGAGGAACGGGATCACACCCGTGAACCCGCGCGTGCCGTGCACCACGGCATCCTGGAAGTCCGGATCGAGGTCCGCCCACGGCTCCTCGAGCGAGACGCCCTGCTCCCGGGCGAACGACAGCAGCTTGCTGCGGTAGCGCGCGTACCGCGGCTTCTCCCACGGATCGACCGCGCCCTCGTCCAGCGAACGATCGGGGTTGGGCACGATCAGCGACTCGTCGTACTCGAGCACCGCGCCGAAGCCCGTGCACTCGGGACAGGAGCCGTACGGGTTGTTGAAGGAGAAGAGCCGCGGCGTCGGCTCGAGGAACCGGATCTCCGGATGATCCGGGCAGTGGAACTGCTCGGAGAAGCGGTGACGCCGCTCCTCCGTGGCATTCACCACGATCAGCTCGCCCTCGCCCTCCCGGTAGCCGGTGCCCACCGAGTCGGCAATCCGCTCGCGCGCGTCGGGGCGCACGATCGTCCGATCGACGACGACGAGCAGTTCCTCCGCGCCCGCGAGATCGTGACCGAGCACGGCGGCGTCCTCGGCCCCCGCTGCATCCAGCTCCAGCGTTGCGCCGTCGACGAGCACGCGCATGAAGCCCAGTGCACGCAGATTTTCGACGACCGTGCGGTGCGCGATGCGTGCGCTGCGCGGCAGCGGGAAGGTGATCATCAGGCGCGTGCCGTCCGGAAGCGCCATGAGCGTGTCCGTGACCGACTGCACGGTGTCGGGCAGCACGCGGCGGCCGCACACCGGGCACCAGGTGCGACCTGCCCGGGCGAAGAGCAGGCGGAGGTAGTCGTAGGTCTCGGTGGCCGTGCCGACCGTGGAACGGCTGGTCTTGGTCGGGTTCTTCTGTTCGATCGCGACCGCCGGCGACAGCCCCTCGATCACGTCGACGTGCGGCTTCTCCATGCGCTCGAGGAACTGCTTGGCATAGCTCGACAGCGACTCGACGTAGCGTCGCTGCCCCTCGGCATAGATGGTGTCGAACGCAAGGGTCGACTTGCCCGAGCCGCTCGGCCCGGTCATCACGACCAGTGCGCGCCGCGGCAGCTCGAGGTCGACGCCCTTGAGATTGTGCTGCCGCGCATTCCGGATAACGATGCGATCCTTCACAGTACCCGACCGGTGTTGCTGCTGATTCGAACCCCGCTGGTACCCCCCTCGGGCCGGAAGGATCGATGGTCGGCGGGCGGATGCGCCCGCGCCGTCTCGACCGGGGGCCCGGACCACGACACGCGCAGCCGACCGGCTCGACCACCCCGCGTCCGATCGCCCGTCCCGCCTCCTCCACGCCCTGCGACACCATGCACCTCATCCGTCACCGTATACGCAACGGTCGGCAGGCACGCCGAAACTAACGGTCAACAGAGGTCGTACGGCGTGCAGCAGTCAGAACCAACGCAGCACCGACCACAGCAGCACCGGCTCAGTTCCCAGGCGACGTCCTGTCGCCTTACATGGAGGTGGATAGATGATCGCTCGAGTGCGTCAGACCCAGGCCAGCGTATACGCGGAAGTCTTCGGTGTCAGCTTCGCCTACGTCGCCATGATCACCGGCTTCGCTTACCAGATCGCCCGTTCGGCGGGTATTGCCTGACCCGCCGGGGACATCGGCCCCGGCAACACTGCCCTCCCCACTGTCCCACCGGAGTGCGCGAATGAACGGCCGGAGCGGAAGGACGCTCCGGCCAGTTCGTTTCAGCCACTCGCGATCGCCTCGATCGCTCCGACCACGATGTCGATCTCACGCGCCGTGTTGTAGTAATGCGGCGAAACGCGCAGCGCGCTGCGCGCCTGCTTGTCATCCATGTCGAGCACGGCAGACGAGCGATCCAGCGCGCTGGTGTTGATCGCCTCGTCGCGCAGCTCGCGCACGACGTCGTGTGCATCGTGCCCATCGATCTCCACCGTCACGATCGCACACAGCTCTTCACCGGCATCGAGAACACGCACTCCCGGGATAGCGGCCAGCTGCTCCCGGGCGTGACGAGCGAGCTGCGACGCGTGGCGTCCGGCAGCCTCCACCCCGACGCGCTGCGCATAGGCCGCGGCCGTGCCCATCCCGAGCATCAGCGCGTAGGCGAACTCCCAGTTCTCGAAGCGGGTCGCGTCGCGCACGAGCTCGAAGCGGTCGGGCTCCGCCCAGTGCGCGCCGTGCAGGTCGATGTACAGCGGATACTGGCCGGCCGCGAGTGCCGCGTCGCTGACATACAGGAACCCGACGCCCCGGGGGCCACGCAGGAACTTGCGCGCCGTTGCAGCCAGGTACGTGCACTGAAGCCGCTCCACGTCGAGCGGCAGCTGTCCGACGGACTGGCATGCATCGACGAGGTACGGCACGTCTTCCCGGGCACAGATGCGGCCGATGTCCTCGACCCGCTGCACGAGTCCGGAATTGGTCGGCACGTGTGTGATCGCGACCAGGCGCGGCCGCTCGCTGCGTACGAGCCGGGCGACCGAATCCGGATCGACTCCGCCCGCCGGCAGATCCGCCGCCCGCAGCACGCGCACGCCACGACGCTGCGCGAGCGAGAGGTACATCAGCTGGTTGGAGCTGTAGTCGTTGCGGCTCGTGACGATCACGTCGCCGGGCTGGAAATCGAACGCCGAGAGCGCCTGCGAGAATGCGACCGTTGCATTCTCGACGACGGCGATGTTGCGCGCGGCAGCGCCGATCAGGGCGCCGACGTCGGCGTGGGCCTGCCCGATCGCTTCCCGTGCGAGGTCGGCCGCCTCGTAGCCGCCCAGACTGACCTCGCGCTGGAGGTGCTGCACGATCGTCTCGTGCACCGGGCGCGGCATCAGCGATGCACCGGCATTGTTGAGGTGGATGCGGCCGGCGGCGACCGCCTCCGTATCGGCTCTCCACGGCGCTGGATCGAACGACATGCATGCTCCCGGGTGGCGAAGGGCTGGCCGGGATGCTGGCGCGGCGTGAGCGCGCCAGCAAGCCGGGCCCTAGGGCAGGCGGATCTCCGGCTTCTCCGGGTGGCGGCGGTACAGCACGATGGTGCGGCCGATCACCTGCACGACGTGCATCGCTTCGACCTGCCCCGCCAGCTCGTCTGCCGCCTCGCGAGCAGAGACGGGTGCACCCTCCAGGACCTTGACCTTCAGCAGCTCGCGCGTTTCCAGTGCGGCCGCGATCGTGCCGGCGACGTTCGAGGTGACGCCCTCACGGCCGATCTGGAAGAGTGGCTTCAGGGGATGAGCGAGCGACTTGAGATGCGCACGCTGGCGGGCTGTAAGTGATTCCATCTCGATCTCCGTTTTTCCTCTGCCGGATGCACGCGATGTGCCCCCGCTTGACGCCGCCCGGGGCTCGCATTAGCCTCGTTGCATGAGCTACCGCTTCGCGCAGCATCGCCATCACGCCCATCATCACGGCCCGGCGGGTCGGGACGGAGGCGTGTAGCGCGTTCTGCAGGCGAATCGAACGCACGACGTTATCCGGCCGCGGCCCGTCTGTCGACGGGCCGCGGCTTTTTCGTGTCCGGAGAGGCCGATGGTCAGGATTGCACTACCGAACAAGGGTCGCCTCGCCACCGAGGCGCGCGACCTGCTCGAGCGGGCAGGACTCGGGCTCGAGGTCTCGAGCGAGCGCGCGCTGCAGGCGTCGCTGGGCGGCGAGTTCCTGGCGCTGTTCGTGCGCGCGCAGGACATCCCCGAGTTCGTGGCGGACGGCGCCGCGGATCTCGGGATCACGGGGCACGACCTCGTGGTCGAGAGTGGACGCGACGTCAGGGACGTGCTCGACCTCGGCTTCGGCCGCTGCCGGATCGTGGTCGCCGCCCGCGATGACTCCGACATCAACGGCCTTGGTGACGTGCCGCGCGGCGCCCGCGTCGCCACGGTGTTCCCGGCGATCGCGCGTGCGTGCTTCGAGGAACGCGGATGCGACGTCACCATCGTGCCGGTCTCCGGCGCCGCCGAGATCGCGCCGCACCTCGGCGTCGCGGACATCATCGTCGACATCACGTCCACGGGTTCCACTCTCAAGGTCAATGGGCTGCGGGAGATCGAAACGGTGCTCGAGTCGTCTGCCCGGCTGATCGCGCGGCCCGCGCTGCTCGAGACGGAGCAGGGCGAGCGCGCCACGCGGGAGCTCTCGGCTGCACTCGAGTCGGTGCTGCGCGCGCAGGGCAAGCGCTACCTGATGGCAAACGTGCCGCGGGCAGCTCTCGAGCAGGTGAAGCGCATCATCCCCGGTCTCAACGGCCCCACAATCATCGACATCCTGAACGGCGGCGAACACGTTGCCGCGCACGCGGTCGTCAACGCAACCGACGTATACCGTGTCATCGCGGAGCTGAAGCAGGCGGGCGCCGAGGGCATCCTCGTCACGCGCATCGAGAGGCTGATGCCATGAGCCCGGAACTGCGAAGCGAAGGCGGGGCACCCGGACGGATCGCCGCGGCGACGGCCGGTGCCCCTGCGATTGCACTCGTGTCCGCCCTCGATGCGTTGCCGCGCGACGCGGAGCGGATCCTGTTCCAGCGCGGGTCCGCCGACGAGCCGGACGTGGCGTCCGCGGTGGCTGCGATCCTCGGCGATGTCCGTGCGCGCGGGGATGCCGCGCTCATCGAGCTGGCGCAGCGCTTCGACGGCGTGACGCTCACGTCGCTGGAAGTGCCGCGTGCAGAATGGGAGCAGGCGCTGCGCGCTCTCGATCCCGACGTCCGGGCCGCGCTGGAGCAGGCCGCACGCGCGATCGAAGCGTTCCACCGTGCGCAGCTGCCCCGCGACATCGAGATCGAAGGCCGGCCGGGTCTCCGTCTCGGCAGGCGCGCCGAGCCACTGGAGCGGATTGGCGTCTATGCGCCCGGCGGGCGGGCGGCGTATCCGAGCAGCGTGCTCATGGGCGTGGTGCCGGCGCGTGTCGCCGGCGTGGGCGACATCGTCGTCTGCTCACCGCCGGGACGCGACGGCCTGCCGCCCGCGGTCGTGCTGGCGGCCGCAGCGATCGGGGGTGCGGACAGGGTCTTCGCGATCGGTGGCGCCGGTGCCATTGCCGCACTGGCCTACGGCACGGCAAGCGTGCCCGCGGTGGATCGCATCGTCGGGCCCGGCAATGCCTGGGTGAACGAGGCGAAGCTGCAGGTCACGCGCGTCGTGGGGATCGACAATCCTGCGGGCCCCTCTGAGCTGCTCGTCCTCGCGGACGATTCGGCAGATGCCGACCTTGTCGCCGTGGAGCTGCTGGCGCAGGCCGAGCACGATCCGGATGCAAGCTGCGTCCTCGTGACCACCAGCGGAGGGCTCCTCGGCCGGGTACGTGAGCGGCTCGCGGAACGGGTGCCGCGCGAGCCGCGCCGCGAGATCATCGAACAGTCGCTCGCCAGCAATGGCGCGCTCCTCCTGGCGGAGGACGTCGATGGCGCCATCGCGTTCGCGAACCGCTACGCACCGGAGCACCTGCTGGTGCTGACGCGTGAGCCGCGGTCCCTGCTGTCACGACTGCGCAATGCGGGCACGATCTTTCTCGGGCCGTCGAGCTCCGTTGCCTTCGGCGACTACATGACGGGGGCGAATCACGTGCTGCCGACCGGCGGCCTGGCCCGCCTCCATTCGGGCCTGTCGGTACAGGACTTCCTGCGCTTCAGCACCTGGCAGGAGCTGGACGCGCCGGCTGCGGCAGCCCTGGCAACGCCCACCGGTGTGCTCGCGGATGCCGAAGGGCTGCCCGCGCACGCGGCCGCAGCGCGGCTGCGCTCGGACGGCGACGCAGGCACGCGCGCCGAGCTCGGGCCGGATCGCCCAGTGCTGCGCGCCGAGTACCGCGCGCTGACCACGTACGATCCCGGTCGTGAGCCCTGCGCGATCGACCTGAGTGACAATACGAACCTGTGGGGCCCGAACCCCGCCGCC
This region of Longimicrobiales bacterium genomic DNA includes:
- the uvrA gene encoding excinuclease ABC subunit UvrA; its protein translation is MKDRIVIRNARQHNLKGVDLELPRRALVVMTGPSGSGKSTLAFDTIYAEGQRRYVESLSSYAKQFLERMEKPHVDVIEGLSPAVAIEQKNPTKTSRSTVGTATETYDYLRLLFARAGRTWCPVCGRRVLPDTVQSVTDTLMALPDGTRLMITFPLPRSARIAHRTVVENLRALGFMRVLVDGATLELDAAGAEDAAVLGHDLAGAEELLVVVDRTIVRPDARERIADSVGTGYREGEGELIVVNATEERRHRFSEQFHCPDHPEIRFLEPTPRLFSFNNPYGSCPECTGFGAVLEYDESLIVPNPDRSLDEGAVDPWEKPRYARYRSKLLSFAREQGVSLEEPWADLDPDFQDAVVHGTRGFTGVIPFLRSREPKRYKQYIRVFLRRYQSALTCPACGGSRLRPEALFVRVCDMNIAEAAELPVSILLDWAEGLEAGEGGELALAPQEHAIAAPILRELLARLRFLDDVGLGYLSLQRQTRTLSGGEAQRISLANSLGSALTDTLYVLDEPTIGLHPGDSDRLLGLLKQLRQRGNSVLVVEHDPAAIRVADHVVELGPGSGERGGIIVYEGSYDSLLDADTATGRYLSGRDGGPPVRKRRPLDGARIRLTGARQHNLQGVDVEFPVGALTVVTGVSGSGKSTLVHDVFYRALERELAAGETTAKRHLGEAVGEYDRLEGIAHIDDVVLVDQAPIGRSHRSNPVTYVKAFDFIRELYASQPLAKQRGWKPGFFSFNVKGGRCEACQGEGVMQIEMVFLADVFIPCEVCGGRRYKPETLEVTYKGVNIREALDLTVDEAIKFFIREDRLGQMLWQLQQVGLGYLRLGQPAPTLSGGEAQRLKIARELITAAKRRGRRVYVLDEPTTGLSGPEVRKLIGVLGRLVEQGHTVIVIEHNIDVMLAADWIIDLGPGAGDAGGQVVAMGTPREVAQSDGVTARYLRDAMEEPALGV
- a CDS encoding amidohydrolase family protein, which produces MSRLHPMIARLHRNRFIARIARAGLGAAMAALLAPAAALHAQTTAITNARIHTISGPTIENGTIVIRNGRIAAVGADVEVPENARVIDGTGKVVTPGFLDASTSLGIVEIGGVSGTNDAATSNDRLTAAFNVADALNPRATAIPVTRVEGITRAVVVPGGFQSILRGQGVLIHLDGLRADEMIVRNPVGVYVTLGEAGAGRAGGSRAAAMLLLREALQDARDYASNRNAFQQGNRREYALSRLDLEALQPVLRREVPLIVTVNRASDIMNALHFARQENVRIILSGVEEGWMVADELASADVPVIINSMNNIPGFDNLGATLENAARLHAAGVTVMLSSFDGSNVRNLRQVAGNAVSYGLPHDAALAAVTQAPARVFGIADRYGTLEVGQDADVVVWSGDPFEFTTSADYVFIRGHEQIRDTRQQQLFERYRN
- the hisG gene encoding ATP phosphoribosyltransferase — translated: MVRIALPNKGRLATEARDLLERAGLGLEVSSERALQASLGGEFLALFVRAQDIPEFVADGAADLGITGHDLVVESGRDVRDVLDLGFGRCRIVVAARDDSDINGLGDVPRGARVATVFPAIARACFEERGCDVTIVPVSGAAEIAPHLGVADIIVDITSTGSTLKVNGLREIETVLESSARLIARPALLETEQGERATRELSAALESVLRAQGKRYLMANVPRAALEQVKRIIPGLNGPTIIDILNGGEHVAAHAVVNATDVYRVIAELKQAGAEGILVTRIERLMP
- a CDS encoding glycosyltransferase, coding for MPRVSILLPARDAAAHLAAAIASLEAQTFSDYEVIAVDDGSTDRTGALLADWAVRDGRVRVLPGRARGIVAALDAAANAADGDLLARMDADDVAHPERLARQVALLDSDDSIGACGTRVRYFPRERVRGGARRYERWLNSLTEPSELERDLFVECPIAHPALMMRRVAYERAGGYQEHGWPEDYDLVLRLHAAGARLANVPEVLLDWREGEGRLSRTDERYTEFAFQQCKAHHLAATRLAGRDVVVWGAGPVGKRFARALACEQVRVAAFVDVDPRKIGQTVHGAPVVAPERIAAFRGYYVVAAVAGAAARSEIRAALIAAGRDEITGFCAVA
- the hisD gene encoding histidinol dehydrogenase, whose product is MSPELRSEGGAPGRIAAATAGAPAIALVSALDALPRDAERILFQRGSADEPDVASAVAAILGDVRARGDAALIELAQRFDGVTLTSLEVPRAEWEQALRALDPDVRAALEQAARAIEAFHRAQLPRDIEIEGRPGLRLGRRAEPLERIGVYAPGGRAAYPSSVLMGVVPARVAGVGDIVVCSPPGRDGLPPAVVLAAAAIGGADRVFAIGGAGAIAALAYGTASVPAVDRIVGPGNAWVNEAKLQVTRVVGIDNPAGPSELLVLADDSADADLVAVELLAQAEHDPDASCVLVTTSGGLLGRVRERLAERVPREPRREIIEQSLASNGALLLAEDVDGAIAFANRYAPEHLLVLTREPRSLLSRLRNAGTIFLGPSSSVAFGDYMTGANHVLPTGGLARLHSGLSVQDFLRFSTWQELDAPAAAALATPTGVLADAEGLPAHAAAARLRSDGDAGTRAELGPDRPVLRAEYRALTTYDPGREPCAIDLSDNTNLWGPNPAAARAVRTAADAALTRYPPVYVPALKRRIAALLGVAPDNVATGCGSDDVIDSALRAFCAPGDLVAYAEPTFGMIPAFARMNALNAAAVPLAPELALDVNALLAARAAVTYVCRPNNPTGTLFERGALDRLERQAAGVLLVDEAYIDFAGEAGLAGAATASSRTIVLRTFSKAWGLAGLRLGFAVGPADLIAEIEKSRGPYKVNALAEQAAFAVLDEGREWVEARVRDVVLNRDRLTDALTALGLRVLPSAANFVLAVLPEGEDANDWNARLRAAGVAVRPFPALRSLGECVRITVGPPEMMEPAVDAISTILRQRETVNG
- the yhbY gene encoding ribosome assembly RNA-binding protein YhbY, which produces MESLTARQRAHLKSLAHPLKPLFQIGREGVTSNVAGTIAAALETRELLKVKVLEGAPVSAREAADELAGQVEAMHVVQVIGRTIVLYRRHPEKPEIRLP
- a CDS encoding amidohydrolase → MKRALVACALLGLGCASAQTPGAQSPAPGERRDGEADVAFPSTYEAREAPPVLIRNATILTAAGPRIENGSVLMRNGRIAAVGRDIDVPPGARVIDASGKWVTPGIIDSHSHLGDYPAPGVDAVSDGNEMVSPNTAEVWAEHSVWPQDPQFELARAGGITALQILPGSANLFGGRSVTVKNVPSVTVQGMKFPGAPYGLKMACGENPKRVYGERGGPATRMGNVAGYRAAWIRAAKYRDDMEGDPARRPTRDLELETLAGVLEGDILVQHHCYRADEMAQVIDVADEFGYQVSSFHHAVEAYKIGELLRERDICASIWADWWGFKLEAYDGIQQNAALLHEDGACIVIHSDDAQGIQRLNQEAAKAMAAGNRNGIRISYEDAIRWITINPAKAIGVDDVTGSLESGKMADVVIWDGDPFSVYSKAEKVFVDGALLYDRLDPSTHRQSDFMLGILPQEVMP
- a CDS encoding aminotransferase class V-fold PLP-dependent enzyme, coding for MSFDPAPWRADTEAVAAGRIHLNNAGASLMPRPVHETIVQHLQREVSLGGYEAADLAREAIGQAHADVGALIGAAARNIAVVENATVAFSQALSAFDFQPGDVIVTSRNDYSSNQLMYLSLAQRRGVRVLRAADLPAGGVDPDSVARLVRSERPRLVAITHVPTNSGLVQRVEDIGRICAREDVPYLVDACQSVGQLPLDVERLQCTYLAATARKFLRGPRGVGFLYVSDAALAAGQYPLYIDLHGAHWAEPDRFELVRDATRFENWEFAYALMLGMGTAAAYAQRVGVEAAGRHASQLARHAREQLAAIPGVRVLDAGEELCAIVTVEIDGHDAHDVVRELRDEAINTSALDRSSAVLDMDDKQARSALRVSPHYYNTAREIDIVVGAIEAIASG